A window of the Mesotoga prima MesG1.Ag.4.2 genome harbors these coding sequences:
- a CDS encoding S8 family peptidase has translation MKRKLLLFASLTVFLILMLTGCPNGSKSFTLTIMTLPDAGIQIIVDLVNKVTPFSQKYQEGTNVEVQITSPQERDTSAFVGGDDTKYTFQQWNDANNTNPRNVTVNSNVTYTAQMGVQYKVETSSNPAGAVVTGGGWHNKNANATLTALVMDGYTFSHWLVNGTNSGSSITIGVTINEPKNIVAVYTTDPVPCNFTVTTSPDLALDIEIDGVSFTSPKGMIVNSGTTKQIAVITPQEKDISPWLSGIDSRYIFDQWNDGNTSHTRNVIVNTDITYTANMDAEYRVTVDSSPSEVSEVANFWTARGNVWLFDFSGDLGPYNFSYWYVNGQNLGSARPIEIVVDKPYHVTAVFAEQETQYTLTVTTSPETGLNIIIVGIAYVSPKTVVLNSGTEAEIEVVSPQEKEKSGQVTGTDTRFTFVRWSDTNTNNPRTITLNSDMTYTAEMKVEYKVTTGTNPAGGTVDGAGWYVAETVKNFTAPVRAGYTFSHWVINGANMGDANPIAVNVNSPKNVIAYYNAETTTKNIFGTVTPYTGNIKTADLNKIEILSNTEIRTTYDRPEFIENEYLLKVESFKEVESSFSSASIASIDVIERIENYYGELKYLHVRTTASEEELKRLPGVVQVSKNSLFYALSTTPNDPSYPVQWNYPVMNLPQAWDYTVGSRSVVVAVIDSGFSTSHPDLSGIFESGYNFIDSNTDVSEPLESEDSHGTHVVGTIAALTNNALGVSGVTWGGLGITLIPIRGIKDAAALMNSLIYAVDHGAKIINMSLGGAVDSPAVHDAVKYAARNGVVMVAASGNNGDGNILYPARYPETIAVGAIWEDEGTIKISPYSCYGSELDVVAPGGYMRSGTDPNGIYSTGWTPSGNTYMYMQGTSMATPHVTGLVALLMGAGLTDPDDIRNVLHNTAIDLGSPGRDDDYGWGLVDAEAALDSIASPQEFKVFLRNPSTGTNIASTNLSDSGAYHFSDVSSTQVKIFAWRDMDESGTIDTGDLLGYFNYSGGTPDLDNAQTVTLSGGDNWVDFEFAPIVGD, from the coding sequence ATGAAGAGAAAGTTACTGCTTTTTGCATCGCTAACGGTCTTTCTGATACTCATGTTGACTGGCTGTCCGAATGGCTCTAAAAGCTTCACGCTTACTATTATGACCTTGCCGGACGCAGGAATTCAGATTATCGTCGATTTGGTAAACAAAGTGACTCCCTTTAGTCAGAAATATCAGGAGGGGACAAATGTCGAGGTTCAAATAACGAGTCCTCAGGAAAGGGATACTTCGGCATTCGTTGGGGGTGACGATACGAAGTACACATTCCAGCAGTGGAATGATGCAAACAACACGAATCCTCGAAACGTTACCGTGAACAGCAACGTTACGTATACCGCTCAAATGGGCGTACAGTACAAAGTCGAAACCTCTTCAAACCCTGCGGGTGCAGTAGTCACGGGCGGTGGTTGGCATAACAAGAATGCAAACGCGACACTGACAGCTCTCGTCATGGACGGTTATACCTTCAGTCACTGGCTTGTAAACGGTACAAACTCGGGTTCATCGATCACTATTGGTGTTACAATTAACGAGCCCAAGAATATTGTCGCCGTTTACACTACTGACCCGGTCCCCTGCAATTTTACTGTTACCACCTCTCCAGATCTTGCGCTGGACATTGAAATAGACGGTGTGTCATTCACCTCTCCAAAAGGGATGATTGTCAACAGTGGGACAACGAAGCAAATCGCAGTAATTACTCCTCAGGAGAAAGACATATCCCCGTGGCTTTCGGGAATAGATTCGAGATACATATTTGATCAATGGAATGATGGAAACACCTCGCATACTAGAAACGTGATAGTAAACACAGATATAACATATACCGCAAATATGGACGCAGAATACAGGGTGACAGTCGATTCTTCGCCATCAGAAGTATCGGAAGTGGCAAATTTCTGGACGGCTAGAGGCAATGTGTGGCTGTTCGATTTCAGCGGAGATTTGGGCCCGTACAACTTCAGCTACTGGTATGTAAATGGTCAGAACCTTGGAAGCGCAAGGCCTATTGAGATTGTTGTTGACAAACCCTATCATGTCACGGCTGTCTTTGCCGAGCAAGAAACACAATACACATTAACGGTAACTACATCTCCGGAAACCGGACTAAACATAATCATCGTTGGTATTGCTTATGTCTCCCCAAAAACGGTAGTTCTCAACAGTGGTACTGAAGCAGAAATAGAAGTTGTCTCTCCGCAGGAAAAGGAGAAATCTGGTCAAGTAACGGGAACAGACACTCGTTTCACCTTTGTACGCTGGAGCGATACCAATACTAACAATCCAAGAACAATTACCTTGAACTCAGATATGACCTATACCGCAGAGATGAAAGTAGAGTACAAGGTGACAACGGGAACAAACCCTGCAGGCGGAACAGTTGACGGCGCGGGTTGGTATGTTGCTGAAACCGTGAAGAATTTCACTGCTCCAGTAAGAGCCGGTTACACCTTTTCACACTGGGTTATTAACGGAGCAAACATGGGAGATGCAAACCCTATAGCTGTTAATGTCAACTCTCCCAAGAATGTGATTGCATACTACAATGCTGAGACTACGACCAAGAATATCTTTGGAACCGTTACTCCATACACGGGAAACATAAAGACTGCGGACCTAAATAAGATAGAGATACTCTCCAATACTGAGATAAGAACCACGTATGACAGACCTGAATTCATAGAAAACGAATATCTTCTAAAGGTGGAATCATTCAAAGAGGTGGAGTCTTCATTCAGTAGTGCCTCTATCGCGTCGATCGATGTAATAGAAAGAATAGAGAATTATTATGGTGAATTGAAGTACCTGCACGTTAGAACAACAGCAAGCGAGGAGGAATTGAAAAGACTCCCGGGAGTTGTTCAGGTGTCGAAGAACAGCCTATTCTACGCACTTAGTACCACCCCGAACGATCCCTCATACCCCGTTCAGTGGAACTACCCTGTCATGAATTTACCTCAAGCTTGGGATTACACGGTTGGATCTAGAAGCGTTGTAGTAGCGGTAATTGACTCGGGATTCAGCACTAGCCATCCCGATCTCTCCGGAATCTTTGAATCTGGGTATAACTTCATAGACAGCAATACAGATGTCTCAGAACCTCTCGAATCCGAGGACAGCCACGGAACTCACGTTGTTGGAACGATCGCCGCGCTCACGAATAACGCACTGGGTGTCTCCGGCGTTACCTGGGGAGGACTGGGAATCACACTAATACCCATCAGAGGAATAAAGGACGCTGCCGCACTTATGAACAGCCTAATCTATGCAGTCGATCATGGAGCGAAGATAATTAACATGAGTCTAGGAGGAGCAGTAGACAGTCCTGCCGTTCACGACGCTGTGAAATACGCGGCCAGAAATGGAGTAGTGATGGTCGCAGCATCCGGCAACAATGGAGACGGTAATATTCTTTATCCTGCTCGCTATCCAGAGACTATTGCTGTTGGAGCGATATGGGAAGACGAAGGTACAATCAAGATATCGCCTTACTCATGTTATGGGTCTGAGCTTGATGTTGTGGCACCCGGTGGATATATGAGATCAGGCACCGATCCAAACGGAATATACAGCACCGGATGGACTCCCTCGGGCAACACCTACATGTACATGCAGGGAACATCGATGGCTACGCCACATGTCACAGGCCTTGTGGCTCTTCTAATGGGAGCCGGTTTGACTGATCCGGATGATATTAGAAACGTACTGCATAATACGGCCATAGATCTCGGATCTCCTGGAAGAGATGACGATTACGGGTGGGGACTTGTAGATGCCGAAGCTGCGCTTGATTCGATTGCCTCTCCACAGGAGTTCA
- a CDS encoding D-ribose ABC transporter substrate-binding protein translates to MKKLLVITVFLVAASAFLFGATYRIGLSLSTLNNPFFVTLRDGALQAAAGLGVEVIVADGRDNPAKQLGDIEDFVQQKLDLIVINPTDSDAIVTAVEEANKAGIPVITVDRGASGGMVIAHIASDNVAGGMMAGEYVAMLLGGKGNVVELEGIVGTSAARDRGEGFGAAISKYPDIKIVAKQVANFNRAEGLVVMENILQANPNIDAVFAHNDEMALGAIEAIKAAGLLDKIKVVGFDAIDDAVAAVNAGEMAATVAQQPFLMGQLAVVKAFEYLTIGTIYIPVDLQLVTSK, encoded by the coding sequence ATGAAGAAACTACTTGTAATTACCGTTTTTCTGGTAGCAGCATCGGCGTTCCTTTTCGGAGCAACCTACAGAATTGGACTCTCTCTATCCACTCTCAATAATCCGTTCTTTGTAACGCTTAGGGACGGAGCCCTTCAGGCAGCGGCTGGTCTAGGAGTAGAAGTAATCGTGGCTGATGGCCGAGACAACCCTGCCAAGCAGTTAGGTGATATCGAAGACTTTGTGCAGCAGAAATTGGATCTAATAGTTATTAACCCGACTGACAGCGACGCGATTGTCACTGCTGTGGAGGAAGCTAATAAGGCTGGAATACCTGTGATAACAGTTGACAGAGGAGCCAGTGGCGGAATGGTGATTGCGCATATTGCTTCCGACAATGTTGCAGGCGGTATGATGGCCGGTGAGTACGTCGCAATGCTTCTCGGTGGAAAGGGTAACGTAGTTGAACTTGAAGGAATCGTTGGAACATCGGCTGCGCGAGATCGCGGAGAGGGCTTTGGTGCAGCTATTTCCAAATACCCGGACATCAAGATAGTTGCGAAACAGGTTGCAAACTTCAACAGAGCCGAAGGACTTGTGGTAATGGAGAACATCCTTCAGGCGAATCCCAATATCGATGCTGTTTTTGCTCACAATGACGAGATGGCTCTTGGAGCAATCGAAGCCATAAAAGCAGCCGGTCTTCTAGATAAGATCAAAGTCGTAGGCTTTGATGCCATTGACGATGCTGTTGCAGCGGTAAATGCCGGTGAAATGGCGGCTACTGTTGCCCAGCAACCATTTTTGATGGGTCAGCTGGCTGTCGTCAAAGCGTTCGAGTATCTGACTATCGGTACGATTTACATTCCTGTAGATCTACAGTTAGTAACGTCGAAGTAA
- a CDS encoding PfkB family carbohydrate kinase, with product MELSYCTGGKGANQAVTSRLLGGEVFFLTCLGNDGNAHMMKRELKAIDLGSGIRYVDSPNGVALIEV from the coding sequence ATGGAGCTGTCTTACTGTACAGGAGGCAAGGGTGCTAATCAGGCAGTAACATCAAGACTACTTGGTGGAGAGGTCTTCTTCCTTACCTGTCTGGGAAACGATGGAAATGCCCATATGATGAAAAGAGAACTGAAAGCCATTGATCTTGGTAGTGGAATAAGATATGTCGATTCTCCAAACGGAGTCGCCCTGATAGAGGTTTAA
- a CDS encoding PfkB family carbohydrate kinase — MLRYVSIITPNEMEMAELAGYNLGIEDATAKLHKMGCEDVLLRRGNKGVFFSGRSKSLVVLAFKVRVIDSTAAGDVFSGAFACSLDRKLDLHDSLRYACAAAALSVTRRGAQKSVPRNEEIESLLGE; from the coding sequence ATTCTACGATACGTAAGCATCATAACCCCAAACGAAATGGAAATGGCCGAGCTTGCTGGATACAATCTCGGCATTGAAGACGCTACTGCAAAGCTTCACAAGATGGGATGTGAGGATGTGCTTCTGAGGAGAGGAAATAAAGGGGTTTTCTTCTCTGGAAGATCGAAGAGTTTGGTAGTCCTGGCCTTCAAAGTAAGAGTCATAGATTCAACCGCAGCTGGCGATGTCTTCAGTGGGGCTTTTGCCTGCTCGCTGGACAGAAAACTCGATCTTCACGATTCTCTCAGGTATGCCTGTGCAGCCGCAGCATTATCGGTTACCAGAAGGGGAGCCCAGAAGTCGGTTCCTCGAAATGAAGAGATTGAAAGTCTCCTTGGCGAATGA